In the Paramisgurnus dabryanus chromosome 5, PD_genome_1.1, whole genome shotgun sequence genome, one interval contains:
- the rplp0 gene encoding large ribosomal subunit protein uL10: protein MPREDRATWKSNYFLKIIQLLDDFPKCFIVGADNVGSKQMQTIRLSLRGKAVVLMGKNTMMRKAIRGHLENNPALERLLPHIRGNVGFVFTKEDLTEVRDLLLANKVPAAARAGAIAPCEVTVPAQNTGLGPEKTSFFQALGITTKISRGTIEILSDVQLIKNGDKVGASEATLLNMLNISPFSYGLIIQQVYDNGSVYSPEVLDITEDALHKRFLEGVRNIASVCLQIGYPTLASIPHTIINGYKRVLAVAVETDYSFPLAEKVKAFLADPTAFAVAAPVAAAAEVKSAAPAAKVEAAKEESEESDEDMGFGLFD from the exons AACTACTTTTTGAAAATCATC cAACTTCTGGATGACTTCCCCAAATGCTTCATCGTGGGTGCAGACAATGTCGGCTCCAAGCAGATGCAGACGATCCGTCTGTCTTTGAGGGGCAAGGCCGTCGTGCTCATGGGCAAGAACACCATGATGCGTAAGGCCATCCGTGGCCACCTGGAAAACAACCCGGCTTTGGAGAG GCTTCTCCCCCACATCCGTGGAAATGTTGGGTTTGTTTTCACAAAGGAAGATCTGACTGAGGTCAGGGATCTGCTGCTGGCAAACAAA GTGCCAGCTGCTGCCCGTGCTGGTGCCATTGCTCCATGTGAAGTGACTGTGCCAGCTCAAAACACCGGGCTTGGTCCTGAGAAGACCTCCTTCTTCCAGGCTCTGGGTATCACCACCAAGATCTCCAGAGGAACCATTGAAATCCTG AGTGATGTCCAGCTGATCAAAAATGGAGATAAGGTGGGCGCCAGCGAAGCCACGCTGCTCAACATGCTGAACATCTCGCCCTTCTCTTACGGGCTGATCATCCAGCAGGTGTATGATAATGGCAGTGTGTACAGCCCAGAGGTGCTTGACATCACTGAAGATGCCCTGCACAAGAGGTTCCTGGAG GGTGTGAGAAACATCGCCAGCGTCTGTCTGCAGATCGGCTACCCCACACTCGCCTCCATCCCTCACACAATCATCAATGGATACAAGAGGGTCCTGGCTGTTGCCGTGGAAACCGACTACTCCTTCCCTCTGGCTGAAAAG gTGAAGGCGTTCCTGGCTGACCCCACCGCTTTCGCTGTGGCAGCTCCTGTGGCCGCGGCTGCAGAGGTGAAATCTGCTGCTCCTGCTGCCAAAGTGGAGGCGGCCAAGGAGGAGTCTGAAGAGTCGGATGAAGACATGGGCTTCGGCCTGTTTGATTAA